Proteins encoded in a region of the Marinococcus sp. PL1-022 genome:
- the mmgD gene encoding citrate synthase, with product MSAENEYSPGLEGVIAAETSISYLDVEQEQIVIRGYDLIELAENRHFLDVAHLLLYGSLPKTGEKESFQDRLYQQLDLPESLTSSFSLFPASMSAMDMLRTGISLLAGSEKHMHDQTTEANQKKAVKLLGAVPAIIAGSYRTQQHESLISPDPSMSFSANMLHMLTGKTPTALETEVFDQSLVAYIEHEMPNSTFAARVIASTQADMYGAFTGAVASLKGPLHGGANEAVMHLLLEAGTPDGVERLFREKLANKERIMGFGHRVYMKKMDPRAQLMKKSLHRLAEKQDRMDLYDMCIRGEELIAEEKGLHPNLDYYAAPVYYLLGIPIDLYTPIFFASRAAGLGAHVIEQHSNNRLFRPRVNYTGPRGITLT from the coding sequence ATGTCTGCAGAAAACGAGTACAGCCCCGGACTCGAAGGTGTTATTGCCGCCGAGACGTCGATTTCCTATCTTGATGTGGAGCAGGAACAAATTGTTATACGCGGCTACGATCTAATTGAATTAGCGGAAAACCGTCATTTTTTGGATGTTGCTCATTTGCTTCTTTACGGCTCTCTTCCAAAAACAGGGGAGAAGGAATCATTTCAGGATCGCCTTTATCAACAGCTCGATCTTCCGGAATCCCTGACTTCGTCCTTTTCGTTGTTTCCTGCTTCAATGAGTGCCATGGATATGCTCCGTACCGGCATTTCCCTGCTTGCGGGCTCAGAGAAGCATATGCATGATCAGACTACAGAAGCCAACCAGAAAAAAGCGGTCAAACTGCTGGGTGCTGTACCTGCCATCATCGCCGGCAGTTATCGTACCCAGCAGCATGAATCACTCATATCTCCAGACCCTTCCATGTCTTTTAGCGCCAACATGCTTCACATGCTCACCGGGAAAACGCCAACAGCATTGGAAACCGAAGTGTTTGACCAGTCGCTTGTGGCCTACATTGAGCATGAAATGCCAAACTCAACATTCGCAGCCCGGGTGATTGCCTCCACACAGGCCGATATGTATGGTGCCTTTACGGGTGCGGTGGCTTCTCTGAAAGGACCGCTGCACGGGGGAGCCAATGAAGCCGTTATGCATCTCCTGCTCGAAGCCGGCACCCCGGACGGAGTCGAGCGGCTCTTCCGGGAAAAGCTGGCCAACAAAGAACGAATCATGGGATTTGGCCACAGGGTGTATATGAAAAAAATGGACCCGCGCGCCCAGCTGATGAAAAAATCGCTGCACCGACTCGCGGAAAAGCAGGATCGCATGGACCTGTATGATATGTGCATACGCGGTGAAGAGCTGATTGCAGAAGAAAAAGGGCTGCATCCAAACCTCGACTACTACGCAGCGCCGGTGTATTATCTGCTCGGCATCCCAATTGACCTGTATACGCCTATCTTTTTTGCATCGCGGGCCGCCGGACTCGGAGCTCATGTGATCGAGCAGCACAGCAATAACCGCTTGTTCCGCCCGAGAGTCAACTACACCGGCCCGCGGGGCATTACGTTAACCTAA
- the prpB gene encoding methylisocitrate lyase — MSWLTEEPVSQKELAQLFRDRIKQKPAVKIPGVHDSMSALIARNTGFDILYLSGAAYTASRGLPDLGIIHSHEVAERARDIVRAAKLPLLVDIDTGFGGVLDVARTAREMTEAGVAAVQIEDQDLPKKCGHLNGKKLVSAEEMVQKIKVIKEVAPTLAVIARTDAKGVEGIDAAMERAALYREAGADGIFPEALSAEEDFRRAGDSLSGTPLLANMTEFGRTPYYHADQFESWGFNMIIYPVTSMRAAAKAVERVFQEIHDKGTQKDMLEDMQTREELYRTISYYDYEALDEKIAKTELPTIDED; from the coding sequence TTGAGTTGGTTAACCGAAGAACCTGTTTCCCAAAAGGAACTCGCCCAATTATTTCGTGACCGTATTAAGCAGAAGCCGGCGGTAAAAATTCCCGGTGTTCATGACAGCATGTCTGCACTGATCGCCAGAAACACCGGCTTTGATATTTTATATCTATCGGGCGCTGCCTATACAGCGAGCCGGGGCCTGCCGGACCTTGGCATCATTCATTCCCATGAAGTTGCTGAACGGGCCCGGGATATTGTTCGCGCAGCAAAGCTCCCTCTGCTCGTTGATATTGATACCGGCTTTGGGGGAGTGCTCGACGTGGCACGCACCGCCCGGGAAATGACCGAAGCCGGGGTGGCCGCCGTACAGATTGAAGACCAGGACCTCCCGAAAAAATGTGGCCATTTAAACGGGAAAAAATTAGTCTCCGCCGAAGAAATGGTTCAAAAGATTAAAGTTATCAAAGAAGTCGCTCCGACGCTCGCCGTTATTGCCCGTACCGACGCCAAGGGCGTGGAAGGTATAGACGCAGCTATGGAGAGGGCGGCTCTCTACCGGGAGGCCGGCGCAGACGGCATCTTCCCGGAAGCTCTTTCCGCAGAGGAGGATTTCCGCCGGGCCGGGGATAGCCTCAGCGGCACGCCGCTGCTCGCTAATATGACTGAATTTGGCCGAACCCCGTATTATCATGCGGACCAGTTCGAATCATGGGGATTTAATATGATCATCTATCCGGTTACTTCCATGCGGGCCGCTGCCAAAGCCGTCGAACGGGTTTTTCAGGAAATTCATGATAAAGGCACCCAAAAGGATATGCTTGAGGATATGCAGACACGCGAAGAGCTGTACCGTACGATTTCGTACTACGATTACGAAGCATTAGATGAAAAGATCGCAAAAACCGAGCTGCCGACAATCGATGAAGATTAA
- a CDS encoding GntR family transcriptional regulator, with amino-acid sequence MQRRRVSVSDLAYEALKQNIIEFHYSPGQALREEQLTEEIAVSRTPLRQALYRLELEGLIVKKANGRMEVQELSIEEAVDIFAVREALEGLVAKEAAVRASSEAVTAMREALLHMAEADERFTSITYGSRFHHLLYEHASPTAVQFLNQLNSRLERYRRLSGYRHPDYTIDTPVSEHEKILAAIEQKDGPAAEHYMRTHIQRSLASTKETLEFHISSS; translated from the coding sequence GTGCAGAGACGCCGTGTATCCGTAAGCGATTTAGCCTATGAAGCTTTAAAGCAAAACATCATTGAATTTCATTATTCCCCGGGGCAGGCGCTCCGTGAGGAACAACTAACTGAAGAAATCGCAGTAAGCCGTACGCCGCTCCGTCAGGCGCTCTACCGTCTCGAGCTCGAGGGATTAATTGTGAAAAAAGCGAATGGGCGTATGGAGGTCCAGGAGCTCAGTATTGAAGAAGCTGTCGATATTTTTGCCGTCCGGGAAGCACTCGAAGGACTTGTGGCTAAAGAAGCTGCCGTGCGGGCCTCCTCTGAGGCTGTTACAGCCATGAGAGAAGCACTTCTGCATATGGCTGAAGCAGATGAACGATTTACTTCCATTACGTACGGCAGCCGCTTCCATCATCTATTGTATGAACACGCTTCGCCTACGGCGGTCCAGTTTTTAAACCAGCTGAACAGCCGTCTTGAAAGATACCGGCGGCTCAGCGGCTACAGACACCCTGATTATACAATCGATACTCCAGTATCTGAACACGAAAAAATCCTGGCTGCTATCGAACAAAAAGATGGCCCGGCGGCTGAGCATTACATGCGCACTCATATCCAAAGAAGCCTCGCCTCGACGAAAGAAACACTTGAATTTCATATTTCTTCTTCCTAG
- a CDS encoding DNA polymerase IV translates to MARIIFLIDMQSFYANVEKLYYSNLQHKPTAVAGDPSIRSGIILAACPVAKREGVKTAETIGEAQQKCPGLVIIPPRMELYLKISVQIATALEAYSDKIEPYSVDELFADMTHTYKHTASTPEQAALFINRHLLRAFGVYPRTGIGATKVLAKMACDHFAKKSADGIFTLRQDQLASTLWPLPVNHLFGVGRRMEKHLQQMGIRKAGHLAAYPVEELRHRFGLNGELLWQTAHGIDPSPVSPGTHTRRKAIGHHMTLPRDYSSWEDISVVLRELSEEVGRRARTEGCAGWTVTVGAEGHDNGNSLHFHRQAAQAEPVNDGKAIYRAAAFLFHKHWTHFPVRGLSVSLQQLESNQFVQLDLFSEKEHREDLNKTIDALKDRYGPAAVLQASSLLPGGQALARAEKIGGHYK, encoded by the coding sequence GTGGCGCGGATTATTTTTCTTATCGACATGCAGTCGTTCTACGCCAATGTTGAAAAACTGTATTATTCCAACCTGCAGCATAAACCAACAGCCGTAGCCGGAGACCCGTCCATCCGGAGCGGGATAATTTTGGCTGCATGTCCTGTTGCTAAACGTGAAGGAGTGAAAACAGCCGAAACAATCGGAGAAGCACAGCAAAAGTGCCCTGGGCTCGTTATTATTCCTCCGCGCATGGAGCTGTATTTAAAAATTTCTGTGCAGATTGCGACGGCGCTTGAGGCTTACAGCGATAAAATAGAACCTTACAGCGTAGACGAGCTTTTTGCAGACATGACGCATACATACAAGCATACAGCTTCCACGCCGGAGCAGGCGGCTCTTTTCATCAACCGGCATCTTCTCCGGGCATTCGGCGTCTATCCCCGCACCGGCATCGGAGCGACCAAGGTTCTCGCCAAGATGGCCTGTGACCATTTTGCCAAAAAATCTGCCGATGGGATTTTCACCCTGAGGCAGGATCAGCTGGCTTCAACGCTTTGGCCTCTTCCTGTGAATCACCTGTTCGGGGTCGGGCGCCGGATGGAAAAACACCTGCAGCAGATGGGAATCCGAAAAGCCGGCCACCTTGCTGCCTATCCTGTAGAAGAGCTTCGCCACCGTTTTGGACTGAACGGAGAACTTCTCTGGCAGACGGCGCACGGTATTGACCCTTCCCCTGTCTCTCCCGGCACTCACACGCGCCGAAAGGCTATAGGACACCACATGACCCTCCCTCGTGATTACTCAAGCTGGGAGGATATCAGCGTCGTTTTGCGCGAGCTGAGCGAAGAGGTTGGACGCCGGGCCCGGACAGAGGGCTGTGCAGGCTGGACAGTTACCGTAGGAGCCGAGGGGCATGACAACGGAAATTCTCTTCATTTTCACCGGCAGGCGGCCCAGGCTGAACCGGTTAATGACGGCAAAGCTATCTACAGAGCCGCTGCATTTCTGTTTCATAAACATTGGACACACTTCCCGGTCCGGGGGCTGAGCGTCAGCCTGCAGCAGCTTGAAAGCAACCAATTTGTGCAGCTGGATCTGTTTTCTGAAAAAGAGCACCGCGAAGATTTAAACAAAACGATTGATGCTCTCAAGGACAGGTACGGACCAGCAGCTGTGCTCCAGGCCTCATCGCTTCTTCCCGGCGGCCAGGCCCTTGCCCGGGCAGAAAAAATCGGGGGGCACTACAAGTAG
- a CDS encoding MarR family winged helix-turn-helix transcriptional regulator: MNEHDKEMLELIETGVVTLMRRADFKRTLDSQASSLDRSAYLILQVLHQQSPRSARELADHFLLDISTLSRQIHSLEKKGLVSRRPDHHDKRVNQIFITNEGIEAINTLKQERIHMYDSLLADWDKEERDQFAQLLERFNNTLVQKRGLPSS, from the coding sequence ATGAACGAACATGATAAGGAAATGCTCGAACTAATTGAAACTGGCGTAGTTACGTTAATGCGCCGGGCGGATTTTAAACGGACGCTTGACAGCCAGGCCAGCAGCCTGGATCGTTCCGCTTATTTGATTCTCCAGGTGCTGCACCAGCAGAGCCCCCGTTCTGCACGTGAGCTCGCTGATCATTTTCTCCTCGATATTTCGACACTCAGTCGCCAGATCCATTCGCTGGAGAAAAAAGGCCTTGTTTCCCGCCGGCCGGATCATCACGATAAACGGGTCAATCAGATTTTTATTACGAACGAAGGAATCGAAGCGATCAATACGCTGAAGCAGGAACGGATTCATATGTATGACAGCCTGTTGGCCGACTGGGATAAGGAAGAACGCGATCAATTTGCCCAGCTGCTTGAGCGTTTCAATAACACCCTCGTACAAAAAAGGGGTCTCCCTTCTTCATAA
- a CDS encoding bifunctional 2-methylcitrate dehydratase/aconitate hydratase, whose translation MNQTMQQTDALLTDIADYVYDQDISSSEAYDTARYVLMDTLGAGILALRYPECTKQLGPIVPGTIVPNGARMPGTQFELDPVHAAFNIGCAIRWLDYNDTWLAKEWGHPSDNLGGILATADYLSRKRVAEGKNPLTMYDVLTAMVKAHEIQGSIALNHSFNRVGLDHVLLVKVATTAVVTHMLGGSKQEMINAVSNAWVDNSSLRTYRHYPNAGSRKSWAAGDATSRGVRLALMAVKGEMGYATALSAKGWGFQDVMMNGEELSVPKMGTYVMEHVLFKVSFPAEFHAQTAVEAAIELHREIKERLQDIERIDIVTHEAAIRIIDKTGPLQNPADRDHCLQYMTAVGLIFGRLDADHYEDSAAANPVIDQLRNKMIVKENKQYTEDYLDPSKRSIPNQVQVHFMDGTSTAPVEVEYPLGHQRRREEAKPQIIEKCRQNLNAHYPPKKASLLLEQMLDHDRLAETPVHHFMSDWVY comes from the coding sequence ATGAACCAGACGATGCAGCAGACAGATGCTTTACTGACCGACATCGCCGACTATGTATATGACCAGGACATTTCAAGCAGCGAGGCGTATGATACCGCCCGCTATGTATTAATGGATACGCTAGGGGCAGGAATCCTGGCATTACGATATCCGGAGTGCACCAAGCAGCTCGGACCTATTGTGCCGGGCACTATCGTTCCGAACGGCGCACGCATGCCGGGCACCCAGTTTGAACTCGACCCGGTGCATGCTGCTTTTAATATCGGCTGCGCAATCCGCTGGCTCGATTATAACGATACCTGGCTTGCCAAAGAATGGGGTCACCCTTCCGATAATCTCGGAGGCATTCTTGCCACCGCCGACTATTTAAGCCGAAAGCGCGTAGCAGAAGGCAAAAATCCCCTGACGATGTACGACGTACTAACCGCCATGGTGAAAGCCCATGAAATTCAGGGATCCATCGCTTTAAACCACAGCTTTAACCGGGTCGGGCTCGACCATGTGCTTCTCGTTAAAGTAGCTACGACAGCGGTAGTCACCCACATGCTCGGCGGCAGTAAGCAGGAAATGATCAATGCGGTTTCCAACGCATGGGTGGACAATTCCAGTCTACGCACCTACCGCCATTATCCAAACGCCGGCTCCCGTAAATCATGGGCCGCTGGTGACGCCACCAGCCGTGGAGTCCGTCTTGCCTTAATGGCTGTGAAAGGGGAGATGGGGTATGCTACCGCTCTTTCTGCTAAAGGCTGGGGCTTTCAGGACGTAATGATGAACGGTGAGGAGCTGTCTGTGCCGAAAATGGGTACTTACGTGATGGAGCACGTCCTGTTCAAAGTCTCCTTCCCGGCTGAATTCCACGCCCAAACCGCTGTGGAAGCCGCTATCGAGCTGCACAGGGAGATAAAAGAACGGCTGCAGGATATTGAGCGCATCGATATTGTTACTCATGAAGCTGCTATCCGCATTATCGATAAAACCGGCCCGCTGCAAAACCCTGCGGACCGGGATCACTGCCTGCAGTATATGACAGCTGTCGGCTTGATCTTTGGACGGCTTGACGCTGATCACTATGAGGATTCCGCTGCCGCAAATCCTGTGATTGACCAGCTCCGCAACAAAATGATTGTTAAAGAAAACAAACAGTACACCGAGGATTACCTGGATCCATCCAAGCGTTCCATCCCCAACCAGGTGCAGGTACACTTTATGGACGGCACAAGCACAGCTCCCGTAGAAGTGGAATACCCGCTCGGCCACCAGCGCCGCCGGGAAGAGGCCAAGCCGCAGATTATCGAAAAATGCCGGCAGAACCTGAATGCCCACTATCCGCCAAAAAAGGCCTCTCTGCTTCTGGAGCAAATGCTCGACCATGACCGGCTGGCAGAAACTCCTGTTCATCATTTTATGTCAGACTGGGTTTACTAA
- a CDS encoding M20/M25/M40 family metallo-hydrolase: MKESSEQFLYDLLQTPSPSGHETAIQRKWLQYVSPYADEVHTDTIGNAWGVINPEASFHILLAGHCDEIGFLVKSIDSSGFVRVEKLGGISQAPALGMKVTFQGRQGPITGVTGVNAEHKGGSKKDFAFSDLYIDFGAKSKEEMEKYLSVGDPGVYERTPEKLLNDRFSGRGLDNRTGAFITAEVLRRLQDRRPTVGVYGVSTVNEETNMGGAHFAGAGLRPDLAIALDVTFAYDYPGSNPNQETEVTLGGGPVLAKGAPIHPKANEGLEQASKKAGLSVQYELTPRVTGTDADRLRLAGNGVPSVNVSLPLRYMHAPVETASMDDIENVIELLVEYICSLKENEDLRPVRP; this comes from the coding sequence ATGAAGGAATCATCTGAACAGTTTTTATACGATTTACTCCAGACTCCCTCCCCATCGGGACATGAAACAGCTATTCAGCGTAAGTGGCTTCAATACGTCTCTCCGTATGCGGATGAAGTTCACACGGATACGATAGGCAATGCCTGGGGCGTCATCAATCCGGAAGCCTCGTTTCACATCCTTTTAGCCGGGCACTGCGATGAAATTGGTTTTCTTGTAAAGTCCATCGACAGCAGCGGCTTCGTACGGGTGGAAAAGCTCGGCGGCATCAGCCAGGCGCCTGCTCTGGGAATGAAAGTAACCTTTCAGGGCAGGCAGGGACCTATCACAGGCGTTACGGGTGTCAATGCGGAACATAAGGGCGGCAGTAAAAAAGATTTCGCCTTTTCTGATCTGTACATAGACTTTGGGGCTAAAAGCAAAGAAGAAATGGAAAAGTATCTTTCCGTCGGTGATCCCGGAGTTTATGAGCGCACGCCCGAAAAACTGCTAAACGACCGTTTCAGCGGACGCGGGCTCGACAACCGGACAGGTGCCTTTATTACTGCAGAAGTGCTGCGCCGGCTGCAGGACAGACGACCGACGGTGGGCGTCTACGGCGTGAGCACAGTCAATGAAGAGACAAACATGGGCGGGGCCCATTTTGCCGGTGCCGGCCTCCGTCCAGATTTAGCAATCGCCCTTGACGTTACATTTGCGTATGATTACCCCGGGTCCAATCCAAACCAGGAAACAGAAGTGACACTCGGCGGCGGCCCTGTCCTCGCCAAGGGAGCTCCGATCCACCCGAAAGCTAATGAAGGACTGGAGCAGGCTTCCAAAAAGGCCGGTCTTTCCGTGCAATACGAGCTCACCCCGAGGGTGACCGGCACTGATGCTGACCGGCTGCGGCTCGCTGGCAACGGCGTTCCAAGCGTCAATGTTTCTCTTCCACTACGGTACATGCATGCCCCGGTGGAGACAGCCAGCATGGACGATATCGAAAATGTTATCGAGCTGCTGGTCGAATACATTTGTTCCCTGAAGGAAAATGAAGATCTGCGGCCTGTCCGTCCATAA
- the motA gene encoding flagellar motor stator protein MotA, with product MDKASIIGIIIAFAAIMSGIAIKGMELISLLNPAALLIIFGGTIATVVIAFPGNELKNVPKLFGVLFKNQNEWSVAQLVPMFSKWAQTARKEGLLALEGDVQDIQDPFLRNGMTMAVDGQNSDFIRDIMSEELEAIESRHQTGVSIFTQAGTYAPTLGVLGAVVGLIAALADMSDIDKLGEAISAAFVATLLGIFTGYVLWHPFANKLKRKSKHEIHVRSVMIEGVLSVQEGQPPKTIEQKLLMYVPAKEREKIMEAAQEAEWKEGAENG from the coding sequence ATGGATAAGGCATCAATCATCGGCATTATTATAGCTTTTGCAGCTATCATGAGCGGTATCGCCATTAAAGGGATGGAGCTCATTTCTTTGCTGAACCCGGCCGCTTTATTAATTATTTTTGGGGGAACGATCGCCACTGTAGTAATTGCTTTCCCCGGTAATGAATTAAAAAACGTGCCGAAGCTTTTCGGCGTTTTATTTAAAAATCAGAATGAATGGAGTGTCGCTCAGCTTGTTCCCATGTTCTCCAAATGGGCCCAGACAGCTAGAAAAGAAGGTCTCTTGGCCCTCGAGGGCGACGTTCAGGACATTCAGGACCCCTTTCTTCGTAATGGTATGACGATGGCTGTGGACGGCCAGAACTCAGATTTTATCCGCGACATCATGAGCGAAGAGCTCGAAGCAATCGAATCCCGTCATCAAACAGGCGTTTCTATTTTCACCCAGGCAGGAACCTATGCGCCTACACTCGGTGTGCTCGGTGCTGTGGTCGGTCTCATTGCGGCGCTTGCCGACATGTCTGATATCGATAAGCTTGGAGAAGCAATCAGCGCTGCCTTCGTCGCCACACTTCTCGGCATTTTCACCGGCTATGTGCTCTGGCACCCCTTTGCCAATAAACTCAAGCGCAAATCCAAGCACGAAATTCATGTCCGCAGTGTCATGATTGAAGGTGTATTATCGGTCCAGGAGGGGCAGCCGCCCAAAACAATTGAACAAAAGCTTTTAATGTACGTTCCAGCGAAGGAACGGGAAAAGATTATGGAAGCGGCCCAGGAAGCCGAATGGAAGGAAGGTGCCGAAAATGGCTAG
- the motB gene encoding flagellar motor protein MotB, translating into MARRRKRKKEEEEHVSEAWLLPYADLLTLLLALFIVLFASSEVDARKFDQISDSFNSVFTGGSGINESGSSVEELNAEDNIDESPPTAIEEAEDQNELAELQERVEGFIDERGLEGQFTTRLSDDGLLLSIKDNILFNVGEAEIREEALETAGDMSELLVLNPPRNIIISGHTDDTPIANADFSTNWELSVMRAVHFMEIVLENPDLDPRDFSAKGFGEFEPVASNDTEEGRAQNRRVEVLILPRNQNESSE; encoded by the coding sequence ATGGCTAGGCGGCGTAAGCGGAAAAAGGAAGAGGAAGAACACGTCAGTGAAGCCTGGCTTCTTCCTTACGCAGACCTCCTGACCCTCCTGCTTGCACTGTTTATCGTGCTATTTGCATCAAGTGAGGTGGATGCCCGAAAATTTGACCAGATCTCCGACTCCTTTAACTCTGTTTTCACTGGTGGAAGCGGCATCAACGAATCCGGAAGCTCTGTCGAAGAGCTGAATGCCGAAGACAATATCGATGAAAGTCCTCCAACAGCAATCGAAGAGGCAGAGGATCAAAACGAACTTGCCGAGCTCCAGGAGAGAGTGGAAGGATTTATTGATGAACGGGGACTTGAAGGCCAGTTTACGACCCGTCTCTCTGATGATGGACTGCTCCTCTCCATTAAAGACAATATTTTGTTTAATGTTGGTGAAGCAGAAATACGCGAAGAGGCTCTTGAAACTGCCGGGGATATGTCCGAGCTGCTGGTACTAAATCCCCCGCGCAACATTATTATCAGCGGCCATACGGATGACACCCCTATCGCGAACGCCGATTTCAGCACAAACTGGGAACTCAGCGTCATGCGGGCAGTGCATTTTATGGAGATAGTGCTCGAAAATCCCGATCTCGACCCAAGAGACTTCAGTGCCAAGGGGTTCGGCGAGTTTGAACCGGTGGCTTCTAATGATACCGAAGAGGGCCGTGCCCAGAACCGGCGCGTGGAGGTATTGATTCTTCCACGTAATCAAAACGAGTCCTCTGAATAA
- a CDS encoding MBL fold metallo-hydrolase encodes MAKRLDREQWSVFQSELYQTNTTVVVTDDLILITDPTWLPAEIEEIRNFVEERKKNQPVYLLLTHSDFDHVIGAGAFPEATIIASRGFNARSDKEEIVQQMKEFDSAYYIHRIYELQYPKPDIIVDSDEQVLEEGETKITFYLAPGHTVDGLAAVVEPLGLCIAGDYLSNVEIPIIEYHSESYQFTLKKLDELWKDSKYSTVVPGHGLVASKPEEIEKRLRDSEWYIENTKKSLKDPYVESAIFAFIDRHKFEAPLKQVHADNKEQLKTER; translated from the coding sequence GTGGCAAAAAGATTAGACCGTGAACAATGGAGCGTATTTCAAAGCGAGCTCTATCAGACAAATACGACTGTCGTCGTGACAGATGATTTGATATTAATCACAGACCCTACATGGCTCCCAGCGGAGATTGAGGAGATCCGGAATTTTGTCGAGGAACGAAAAAAGAATCAGCCGGTATATCTGCTGCTGACCCATTCGGATTTTGATCACGTTATCGGAGCCGGTGCTTTTCCGGAAGCAACTATCATTGCTTCCCGTGGATTTAATGCAAGATCCGATAAGGAAGAGATTGTTCAGCAAATGAAAGAGTTTGACAGTGCATATTATATTCACCGCATCTATGAACTCCAGTATCCGAAACCAGATATTATTGTTGATTCGGATGAGCAGGTGCTTGAAGAAGGGGAGACCAAAATTACATTCTATCTGGCACCGGGCCATACCGTGGACGGACTGGCAGCAGTCGTAGAACCGCTTGGTCTCTGCATCGCCGGAGACTACTTAAGCAATGTAGAGATTCCCATTATTGAATATCACAGCGAATCCTACCAGTTTACGTTAAAAAAGCTGGATGAGCTCTGGAAGGACAGCAAATACAGCACTGTGGTTCCGGGACACGGTCTTGTGGCCTCGAAGCCGGAAGAAATAGAAAAGCGTCTCCGGGATTCAGAATGGTATATTGAAAATACGAAAAAATCGCTGAAAGACCCATACGTGGAGAGTGCCATTTTTGCGTTTATTGACCGTCATAAGTTTGAAGCACCGTTAAAGCAGGTACACGCAGATAATAAAGAACAATTAAAAACGGAAAGATAG
- a CDS encoding M15 family metallopeptidase: MKKWMIVAGMSGLLVSTGCANNGNEESGAEEAEEASSDASGENNGEGQEETEGDTEENAEEAENDEQADAGEEPPKTEENGNLENPSAIDALINREYHLPSDYEPENLVIPDVAFPFEGEPQKKYMREKAAAQLENMFAEAQEEDIELSAVSGYRSYDRQESIFAANAEEDGEEEANKYSARAGESEHQSGLAMDVSAASVGYSLTTDLGETEEGEWLEENAHEYGFVVRYPEDKTDITGYQYEPWHVRYVGKDLAGMLHENDWVMEEYYREELEEESSNGEEDK; this comes from the coding sequence ATGAAAAAATGGATGATCGTTGCAGGAATGTCGGGGCTCTTGGTCAGTACCGGCTGTGCGAATAACGGGAACGAAGAGAGCGGAGCTGAAGAAGCTGAAGAAGCCTCTTCGGACGCTTCAGGGGAAAATAACGGAGAAGGTCAGGAAGAAACAGAGGGCGATACAGAAGAGAATGCAGAGGAAGCAGAAAATGACGAGCAGGCAGATGCAGGAGAGGAGCCGCCCAAGACAGAAGAAAACGGAAATTTGGAGAACCCATCGGCTATCGACGCTTTAATTAACCGTGAATACCATCTGCCTTCAGATTATGAACCGGAAAACTTAGTAATTCCGGACGTGGCTTTTCCATTTGAGGGAGAGCCCCAGAAAAAGTATATGAGAGAAAAAGCGGCAGCGCAGCTTGAAAACATGTTCGCGGAGGCGCAAGAGGAGGATATTGAGCTTTCGGCTGTGTCGGGATACCGTTCGTATGACCGTCAGGAAAGTATATTTGCAGCTAACGCGGAAGAAGACGGAGAAGAAGAGGCGAACAAATATAGTGCAAGAGCCGGGGAGAGCGAGCATCAAAGCGGTCTGGCGATGGACGTGAGTGCTGCATCCGTCGGCTATTCGTTAACGACAGATCTCGGTGAAACAGAAGAAGGGGAATGGCTTGAAGAAAATGCGCATGAGTACGGCTTTGTAGTCCGCTATCCTGAGGATAAAACGGATATTACCGGCTATCAGTATGAGCCCTGGCACGTGCGGTATGTAGGAAAAGATTTAGCCGGAATGCTTCACGAAAACGATTGGGTGATGGAAGAGTATTACAGAGAGGAGCTCGAAGAAGAGTCATCAAACGGCGAAGAAGACAAATAA